Proteins encoded within one genomic window of Rhodothermaceae bacterium:
- the nadA gene encoding quinolinate synthase NadA has product MPVPQDILDSRLEQIGFIDDPVDQALDLYEEIEALKKEKNAILLAHYYQEPAIQDVADFIGDSLGLSRQAAATSADIIVFAGVHFMAETAKILSPEKKVLLPDLNAGCSLADTCPADEFQVFCDQYSDHLVMSYINCSAAVKARSDIICTSTNAEHLLRMIPESQPVIFAPDRNLGRWLERKTGRKLKIWDGVCIVHETFSERKLLALKIEFPAAKVLAHPECEEAVLRHADFVGSTSAIRRFAREDEGDSFIIATEEGILHQMRKDSPHKHFIPAPPESGCNCSQCPHMRLNTLEKLYTCMHYELPEIRMEESIRKRALRPIERMIEMSEGVS; this is encoded by the coding sequence ATGCCTGTACCACAAGATATTCTGGATAGTCGATTGGAGCAGATCGGGTTCATTGATGACCCTGTGGATCAAGCTCTGGATCTCTATGAGGAGATTGAGGCCCTCAAGAAGGAGAAGAATGCTATCCTGCTTGCGCATTATTATCAGGAGCCTGCAATTCAGGATGTCGCTGATTTTATTGGAGATTCATTAGGTCTTTCCCGGCAGGCAGCGGCAACTTCGGCGGATATTATTGTGTTTGCTGGGGTTCATTTTATGGCCGAGACCGCAAAAATTCTAAGCCCTGAAAAGAAGGTTTTACTTCCAGATCTGAATGCGGGCTGCTCCTTGGCAGATACGTGTCCGGCGGATGAATTCCAAGTTTTTTGTGATCAGTACTCAGATCATCTGGTTATGTCCTACATCAACTGTTCCGCTGCAGTGAAGGCCAGAAGTGACATTATCTGCACATCGACCAATGCAGAGCACTTACTACGAATGATACCGGAATCTCAGCCGGTCATTTTTGCTCCTGACCGAAACCTGGGTCGCTGGCTTGAACGGAAGACAGGGCGCAAATTAAAAATCTGGGATGGGGTTTGCATTGTTCATGAGACCTTCAGTGAGCGGAAACTGCTTGCGTTGAAAATTGAATTTCCTGCAGCCAAGGTATTGGCCCATCCAGAATGCGAGGAGGCGGTCCTCCGGCATGCTGATTTTGTTGGTTCGACCAGCGCAATCCGCCGTTTTGCACGCGAGGATGAGGGAGATTCCTTTATCATCGCCACGGAAGAGGGAATTCTGCATCAGATGCGAAAAGATTCCCCCCACAAACATTTTATTCCCGCCCCCCCTGAAAGCGGATGTAACTGCAGCCAGTGTCCACATATGCGTCTGAACACGCTCGAGAAACTATACACCTGTATGCATTACGAATTGCCCGAAATTCGCATGGAAGAATCTATCCGCAAACGTGCGCTCAGACCAATTGAGCGTATGATTGAAATGAGTGAAGGTGTTTCGTAG
- a CDS encoding ABC transporter ATP-binding protein encodes MSPRLIAINLHKGFETGSGGRLEVLQGVSLTVNAGEVVAVIGDSGTGKTTLLHLLGALDRPDQGTISYGGQDIFQQNDDLLSRWRNQSVGFIFQFHHLLPEFSALENVAMPALIGGEALQKAQQRATILLEQLGLQSRLNHRPSELSGGEQQRVAVARALMNQPALVLADEPTGSLDTKTAGMLHEELLNLSRTHNQAFVIATHNPALSELCDRILVLQDGRLHEN; translated from the coding sequence ATGTCGCCCCGCTTAATCGCAATAAATTTGCATAAAGGGTTCGAGACGGGCTCTGGGGGGAGACTAGAAGTGTTACAAGGAGTATCTCTGACGGTGAATGCTGGTGAAGTGGTTGCGGTCATTGGAGACAGCGGAACGGGCAAAACGACATTACTCCATTTGTTGGGTGCTCTGGACCGACCAGATCAAGGGACCATATCATATGGTGGACAGGATATTTTTCAACAGAATGATGATCTACTTAGCCGCTGGAGAAATCAGTCGGTTGGTTTCATCTTTCAATTCCACCATTTACTTCCCGAGTTCAGTGCGCTGGAGAACGTGGCAATGCCAGCACTGATTGGTGGCGAAGCACTGCAAAAGGCTCAGCAGAGGGCGACAATTCTTCTTGAGCAATTAGGGCTTCAGTCGCGTCTAAACCATCGTCCGTCAGAGCTTTCGGGCGGAGAGCAGCAGCGCGTAGCTGTTGCACGTGCATTAATGAATCAGCCAGCACTGGTTCTTGCGGACGAGCCCACCGGCAGTTTAGATACAAAAACCGCTGGTATGCTCCACGAAGAATTACTCAACCTGAGCCGGACTCATAACCAGGCTTTTGTGATCGCCACCCATAATCCTGCTCTGAGTGAATTGTGTGACCGTATCCTGGTATTGCAGGATGGCCGGCTCCACGAAAACTGA
- a CDS encoding helix-turn-helix transcriptional regulator yields MLGHVDIYRAIADRTRRAILDELVNRSGQSLFELCARLIMKHGISSSRQAVSQHLDVLEAVGLIRTRRVGRSKLHWFVGAPLKAIRKRWPISTDEDTSHSADENIKK; encoded by the coding sequence ATATTGGGTCATGTGGACATCTATCGCGCAATCGCTGACCGAACTAGGCGGGCCATCCTGGATGAGCTCGTGAATCGGTCGGGTCAATCGCTTTTCGAGCTTTGTGCACGCCTGATCATGAAACACGGCATTAGTTCCTCGCGACAGGCGGTCTCGCAACACCTAGATGTCCTGGAAGCCGTCGGGCTCATTCGCACGAGACGCGTGGGGAGGTCGAAGCTCCACTGGTTCGTGGGCGCCCCACTCAAGGCAATCAGGAAGCGATGGCCGATTTCAACGGACGAGGACACTTCACACTCAGCAGACGAAAACATCAAGAAATGA
- a CDS encoding sigma-54-dependent Fis family transcriptional regulator, whose amino-acid sequence MSASRVLVVDDEVSIRRTLREILEYEDLVVEEATDGEEALNKLRKSTFDVVLLDIKMPKQDGLQVLATCVETWPELPVIMISGHADIKTAVEATQSGAFHFIEKPPDLQHLLVTVRSAVERGKLVIENRRLRQALKQQQGSVLVPMLGDSRAMHAVKELIERVGPTEARVLITGEPGTGKELAARWIHTQSLRREGPMVAVNCAAIPSELIESELFGHEKGSFTGANRQRIGKFEQAHSGTLFLDEIGDMSMPAQAKVLRVLQENKLTRVGGERTINVDVRVVAATNKDLRVAIDEGKFREDLYHRLSVILLNMPPIRERTGDVSMLIDHFASRLSKRNGLPPKIFTSEAINKLASLSWRGNVREVSNVVERLMILSETDTVTLSDVENLVVPASSEEDQIHTMAKHYGKLADFRDHTERLFLQQKLEENNWNVSQTAKKIGIQRSHLHTRIKHYNLERDA is encoded by the coding sequence ATGTCTGCATCCCGTGTGCTGGTTGTCGATGACGAGGTAAGTATTCGAAGGACACTTCGGGAGATCCTGGAGTACGAAGACCTTGTGGTTGAAGAAGCAACGGATGGCGAAGAAGCGTTAAATAAGCTCAGAAAATCCACATTTGATGTGGTTCTTCTGGACATTAAAATGCCAAAGCAGGATGGGTTGCAGGTTCTGGCTACATGTGTGGAGACATGGCCGGAGTTACCTGTAATTATGATCAGTGGTCATGCAGATATCAAGACCGCTGTAGAAGCCACGCAATCTGGGGCGTTCCATTTCATCGAAAAGCCGCCAGACCTACAACATCTTTTGGTTACCGTTCGTTCTGCGGTTGAGCGAGGAAAGCTGGTGATTGAGAATCGGCGGTTGCGACAAGCCTTGAAGCAGCAACAGGGGAGTGTTCTTGTGCCTATGTTGGGTGATAGTCGGGCCATGCATGCGGTGAAAGAATTGATCGAACGTGTTGGTCCTACCGAGGCCCGGGTACTCATCACCGGGGAGCCTGGTACAGGAAAAGAATTGGCAGCGCGCTGGATCCATACTCAAAGTCTCCGCAGGGAAGGGCCAATGGTCGCAGTGAATTGCGCCGCAATCCCCTCAGAACTTATCGAAAGTGAGTTGTTTGGTCATGAAAAAGGCTCGTTTACAGGTGCGAACCGCCAGCGAATCGGAAAATTTGAACAAGCACACAGTGGCACACTATTTCTTGATGAGATTGGTGACATGAGCATGCCCGCTCAGGCAAAAGTTCTGAGGGTTCTGCAGGAAAACAAACTTACCAGGGTAGGTGGGGAGCGTACGATCAATGTAGATGTCCGTGTGGTTGCTGCGACGAACAAGGATCTACGCGTCGCTATTGACGAGGGGAAATTTCGGGAAGATTTATATCACAGACTGAGTGTGATCCTTCTGAATATGCCTCCAATTAGAGAGCGGACCGGGGATGTGTCGATGCTAATTGACCATTTCGCTTCCCGGCTGTCAAAACGAAATGGACTTCCACCTAAAATCTTTACCAGCGAGGCAATCAACAAACTCGCGTCGTTGTCATGGCGCGGGAATGTCCGGGAAGTCAGCAATGTGGTTGAACGTCTAATGATTCTGAGTGAAACGGATACCGTAACCCTGTCGGACGTGGAGAACTTGGTCGTGCCCGCATCTTCTGAGGAAGATCAGATTCATACAATGGCTAAGCATTATGGTAAACTTGCGGACTTCCGTGATCACACAGAACGTCTGTTCCTTCAGCAGAAGCTGGAGGAAAACAATTGGAATGTGAGCCAGACAGCAAAAAAAATTGGGATTCAACGCTCACATCTGCACACGAGAATAAAACATTACAATCTTGAACGGGATGCTTAA
- a CDS encoding VOC family protein, translated as MRINLAGVFVDDQQKALSFYTETLGFRLKHNIPLGEYAWITVVSEEAPEGTELVLEPAEHPAVGPFRKALVEDGIPYTAFAVDDVRAEHDRLVAKDVRFVQPPTDLGNVIIAVFDDTCGNLIQIMEEKTQP; from the coding sequence ATGAGAATCAACCTAGCTGGCGTCTTTGTGGACGACCAACAGAAGGCACTTAGTTTCTACACAGAAACACTTGGCTTTCGGCTCAAACACAACATCCCCCTGGGAGAATACGCATGGATCACCGTGGTATCCGAGGAGGCTCCAGAGGGGACCGAATTGGTGCTTGAGCCTGCTGAACACCCCGCAGTTGGCCCGTTCAGGAAGGCGCTCGTGGAGGACGGGATCCCCTACACCGCCTTCGCGGTCGACGATGTCAGAGCCGAGCACGACCGTCTCGTGGCGAAAGATGTGCGATTCGTGCAGCCGCCAACCGACCTAGGGAATGTCATAATCGCAGTCTTCGACGATACATGCGGCAACCTGATCCAGATCATGGAGGAGAAGACTCAACCGTGA
- a CDS encoding tetratricopeptide repeat protein has translation MAKMKAPKGVTGQRGSQRAESSKSWYTPILAAYYGNRNVFTGIAIGVIAVIAGIFGFNYIQGERNTQAQERLGAIILEYERGEYQVALDGSGETLGLLDIIDRYGSSPAGNTARFYAGNALFELEEYEQALEQFENFNASDDFLGASATAGRAAIHEMQGDYSLAADLFKRAAEMDDNQVQSPYYLRSAARAYVESGELDTAEEIILEAKERYPETDLVDEFDYMLGLVLALQ, from the coding sequence ATGGCAAAAATGAAAGCTCCGAAAGGAGTGACAGGACAAAGAGGCAGTCAACGGGCTGAATCAAGCAAAAGCTGGTACACTCCCATATTGGCGGCCTATTATGGAAACCGGAATGTCTTTACTGGCATCGCTATTGGTGTTATTGCGGTTATCGCGGGAATATTTGGATTTAATTACATCCAGGGTGAGCGGAATACGCAGGCTCAGGAACGCCTGGGAGCCATTATTCTTGAGTACGAAAGGGGAGAATATCAGGTGGCTTTGGATGGTAGTGGCGAAACGCTAGGGCTTCTGGATATTATTGATCGCTATGGAAGTAGCCCTGCCGGGAATACTGCCAGATTTTATGCAGGCAACGCCCTTTTTGAATTAGAAGAGTACGAGCAGGCCTTGGAGCAGTTTGAAAATTTCAACGCGAGTGACGATTTTCTCGGAGCCAGTGCAACGGCCGGCCGTGCCGCAATTCATGAGATGCAGGGGGATTATTCACTTGCAGCAGACCTCTTCAAACGTGCCGCTGAGATGGACGATAATCAAGTGCAGAGCCCGTATTATCTGCGCTCAGCCGCGCGGGCTTATGTGGAATCCGGCGAATTGGATACCGCAGAAGAGATAATTCTTGAAGCGAAAGAGCGATACCCGGAAACAGATCTAGTCGATGAATTTGACTATATGTTAGGTCTTGTGCTGGCTCTTCAGTAA